The genomic stretch TCGTTAGATTTAAATTTAATGAAGCAGTTTTATTTTGATAAGTTTAATGACCGGAAGCCTTATTCAGCGATCCCCGACAATAAATACAGGGGTTTATTATTTCAGTTTTTCGGGATCGTTACTATTGCTTTAGGCTTTTCTTATTTAAACTGGCGTTGGCGGTTTTCGTTAAATCCTGAAGCCATGTGGTTTTCTATTCCTTTGGTACTTGCTGAAACGCTCAGCTTCTTTAGCACAGTGATGGTGGTTATTACTTTTTGGTCTAACAAAGACGCAGAAAAAACGCCTCCCGTACATTATCTTTCAGAAATAGAAGACATTCAGGATATGCCCGACAGGCCTGTTAAAATTGATGTTTTTATTGCTTCTTATAATGAAGACGTGGAATTGGTGCGCCACAGTATTATCGACGCCAAAAAAATTGCCTATCCGTTTCCGGATGTTGTTATCAAAATTTACGTGCTGGATGATGGCCGGAGGGATGGGAGAGATCCCGCAAAGGAAAATATGAAAAAGGTTGCTGAAGAAGAGCATGTAGGTTATCTGATCAGGGAGCATAACCAGGGTTACAAAGCCGGTAATTTAAAAAATGCAATAGAAAATACGGATGGAGACCTGTTCGCTATTTTGGATGCCGACACGAGGGTATTTCCTGATTTTTTAATACATACTACAGGGTATTTTAAAAATAGAAAAGTGGCGTGGGTACAAACGCCGCAATGGTTTTATGATACCACGGAGGCTGAAAAATTAAGTTCCGTTATCATTTCAAAATTCAGAATATCTAACAAAAGAGTTATCCGGCTACTTGTTTTTTTATTTGATAAAAT from Bacteroidota bacterium encodes the following:
- a CDS encoding glycosyltransferase; this translates as MKQFYFDKFNDRKPYSAIPDNKYRGLLFQFFGIVTIALGFSYLNWRWRFSLNPEAMWFSIPLVLAETLSFFSTVMVVITFWSNKDAEKTPPVHYLSEIEDIQDMPDRPVKIDVFIASYNEDVELVRHSIIDAKKIAYPFPDVVIKIYVLDDGRRDGRDPAKENMKKVAEEEHVGYLIREHNQGYKAGNLKNAIENTDGDLFAILDADTRVFPDFLIHTTGYFKNRKVAWVQTPQWFYDTTEAEKLSSVIISKFRISNKRVIRLLVFLFDKIKINEDVFGNEPRLFYDVILRKRNFHNAAFCCGAGSVHRREAVMNLALRGFVEEIKKLESDLSKKNKSMGEIRNKKKALLLDQEIIPFKFHASEDIYTSMMLHADRENEWESIQHPDVECKMLSTQDIDSWIKQHQRYAEGSLDIAFKDNPLFKKGLSWGQKICYFSTIWSYFAPLWILIFLLCPIIFFFSLSLPVKAYSFDFFKYFLP